The nucleotide sequence TTCCTGGCAACTTACTTTCTTAAAGATGAATGAGAATAGGTGTTTTGGAGCATGCAGGAATATCCAGAGGATCGGGCTTTCATTCAAAATCAAGCTCAGTGCCTGAGTCAGACAACATTGATAATTTCCAGTAATCTTTTGTAATAGCAGAAAAAatcctgaaaatgcatttacagGTATGCAATGGAGCTGAAACAATTAGATTTATCAATATGATCCAACTATTTTGATAACCAAATCATGACATGGGTATATTTTAtaagcaaaaatacaaagaatTCCCTAATGTTTCAAATGTACCACAATACTTATTTagatattcaaattaaaatatttcctgttttacacTGTTGGTCCAACATTAGATGACATCATGGTTGGCTTCTGGAAAATTTAACATGGATTTTGCACTATTTTCTAACAGATCAAACAAAcgattttaaaaacaatcagcAAAATAGTTAAATGTTTCTCCATTAATGTATACATTTGAACTTGATTTgtaacttttctttaaaatatattttaaagactTTATTACACATAAACTACTCTAGTACAAATTcaccattaaaaacaacaatgtttcTTACAAAATGTTATATACAACAACAATCCTAATAAAAGTTGTCCTGATTATATAGGGGTACACATTGTTTTACCTTTGACGCTAAGTCTACATTCTTATGGTGAAAATCGTTTGAATGCAGGACCTTTGCTTGCAATGGAGTTTTTACTCACTTAGAGTTTATCCACTCCTGTAGTTGTACgtaagaaaaacagcaacaaccaTTTAACAACAATAGGTCTGAAGAACATATACATGAAGAATTTATTCCCAATGTGTTCTTTGAATCTAAAGTAAGCAGACCGAAATCAAGACAGTGGCAGAGAAACCCAGATAAGAGATATGAATTGTTGTGAAAGAGGGCTATACGTTTTAGAGCCACAACTACAGTTTCAAAGACTGTGGCGTGTGTTAACATGCGAAGCAGGGCAGAAATGTTGTGGACAGGCTTCGCGTCAGCTGCTAATGTTTATAATAAGGCTATAGAAAGGCTATAGGAAACTGCTCGAAATCCCAACTAGTTAGTCTGTAAtagtgtgtgagtatgtgtgtctgtCGTGGGACAATGCGGCTGGGTACTCACGCCCTGGTCTTGGGGAAGCCCATGGACAGCAGCACGTCCAGAGTGTTCCCATGCTTAACGGTGCTGGGTCGGCTCTGGCGCTGCCTCCGAGGCGTCACTTTGGCATACAGTTCCTCTTTAGCTGCCATAACTCACTGCTCCATCGGTATGTCGGGTCTTTCGCTCCTCTGGTGTATTgtcaataattttaaaaaggtggaaGCGACAGAATATTCAAATCGGGATGGCTTGTGTCAAGCGGAAGCACATATCAGCATCAAACCCTGCGAGGAAATGAGCATTTTGGGAAATGCTCTGAGCTGGATCAAGCTGCCTCCTGACGGCTCACACTTGAAGTCAAAACCATCAGCAGAAGGGTCAGCCATGGGAAGTCAATTCTGCTCTCTCAGCCGTGCCCCCGATTTACAGTCCCCGATCGAGGTGAACATGTCTGGTTCCTGCTCAACCCTCGCATCCGGTCCACTCAATGAAAAATCAGATGAGACTATTTGAGCTTCCTTTCCACACGATTTCTTATTTATGAATGGTCTCTGAGTGAGTGGCGGCTCAGCCACTGAAAGGTCTGAGCTCCAACTGCGTCGCCCCTTTAGTTAAAGAGACAGTGCGCTATTCGTGAGAGGACAGGAAATACGTGCGGTTTTCAGACATAATGGgagttaaaaatgaaagtaacaCACGCGATCTTTTGTCAAACGTGCGCTTGTTAGGCGTGTACCATACCCAGAACTGCTTAGCTAGTGCTATGGGAAGTATGCTGGTAGGGTCGGACAGTGGAGAAAGTCGATCACACTTCCTGTCTGCGAAAGTGGGTGTCGACAGACTCCGCATGCGCACTGCACAGCAAGGAAAGCAACACGCCATCGTAAGTTACCATAGCATCAGTTACCATAGTGGGTGGTGTAGTCGTAGTGGAATGCGTTATAAGAAGAAGTGTCTCTAATATTTTGGctaccctatttaaaataaaagggctAGCCATAACATTAGAACTAGAACATAAAAGGTGTATTCCATTTTGACGTGGGAACTTATAGTCTGTATCCAGGACAGATGTTCCTGTAGACTAAGCCAGCACCCCGCTGATGTGCTGCATTGTCTCAGAGGCACCTTTGCACAGCATTTTCCCCTTTCAGCTGAACTGCAAACTACTCATATTGAAATACTGTATTAACAGAAATACCTTTGGTAGTTGCCTCATACTCAGCATCACCAATTGTGTAGTGTAAAGTGTGTAATGCTAGACATATGTATTATGTAGGCTATCAACAACCTATCACACCCTAACTTATCCATTCATGTATGAATGGATAAAAAGGCAcatgtttagatttttaatgGAAATTGAAATACTTTGGCAATGTAACATATTCGGAACCTTCATATGCTACTAAGGCTTTTGAGGTGAATGTAAaattcactttgtcattttcaactttattgaCATAAAGGTAAGCTAAGAATATGAACCATGTGACAAGAGGCTTCAGGAAAATCCAGATATTTTAGAAGGAGAATCAATAATATaccatattttatatatatattttagtatCTCTCCATCTTTAAGTATGCCTACTCTTATTTGATTTAGTAACGTCCTGTATAATTTTgctgacacacactgacattagTTTTGTAATACTAGCTTGTGAAGACAAAACAAGAGGCCTACTGCTTAACATGTCATTTACAGTAATTCCATAAAGTCTAAAGGAGGTTTTGAAGACAAAACACTGACCTAGGCACAGGTAAGATGTCAGCTATTCTCAGGCTGAACAGAAAGTAAAGATGTACAGTATTACAATCCTTTATTTGGCCAGGCATTCACTGACTGTCTTCATCCAGATGGTTTCTGCTGTTCCATGTGagaatattatgttgatgacaCTTGAATTTgccaataatatttttattaactatCAGATAAAGCAAAGTTACAATCAATCTGCTTTACAATTTTCACAAAGGtcaagttacaaaaaaaaaaaagtttgccaatttaaacattttacctgattacagaaacaaacattcatGTCCTAACCTTATCAAAACACTTTGACATCTACAAATTCTCAGGgtcaaaaataagtaaaactatttcaaatatGTCTGGAGGTAGATGTCAGAAGTTTGGGAACTTtatcacaacaataaaaaaaaaataaaataaaatgtattagctAAGCCAATGTCTAATTCTCAGCCAACACACGCACACTGTTGTAACATTCAATTATACCTATGTAACTATGTATTCTCAAAGGTACCTGCTAAATAATTGTTTACTTATCCATCACTTAAGAAGTTACTGTGGAGTTTGTGCATTTAATATCAGGAATTCCACTATTTTTAAATGGCTGTTAATTGCAAATACAGAAAGacttatatttacaaaaaataagaaatttaataaaaaggtaGTAGAAAAGTTAGGTTTTATTTCACAATTGTTTAGtttgttagaaaaagaaaaaaaagctcagcTGTTCAGCTATGATCTTGCTATGATATTGCAGCTCCATCAATGTTTCCAGATTTATGAACTGGTAAAAGATTTGTATAGGTGTAGAGAAAATTAATCGGCAGTAAATAAACCAAAGGTtgtcacagttttaaaataattatttcttcCTAAAAGCAGTAGTGGGATTATCTGTCCTCCATTTCACTTGATCCATTTTCATCACAAAAATAATTCTTCTATCATTAGGAGGCAGAAAGACTAAGAagcacacagaacacacagaatAGTAGTGTTCACAGCTCACTCTATTAAGAGTCTATCAATGTATGAACAGGCTTCATTACACATCTGTGGCAACTACTACATGTAAAGAAAGATTTCAAAAGCTTCAAAAATAAACCTATTGAGAGacacttaaaagaaaaagatgttttcTTCTAGTGACTTCTGCTTGTACACTATACCAAAAATGACGACTTCGGTTTGAATTCCCCCTGAGAACAAACATATATTCATTATAATCCGAATATATTTCATAGCAATCtatttaaaacagaacaatGTTATATTTGTGATGGAAatcttttgaaaaaacaaaacttaaaagcaGGAAACACGCAGGTGTACACTTACATCACCATCATCCCCGGAACGCAATGGCGAAGGCTGGTAGACCACATTGGGCTTCGATTTGCTGCaggaagagagacaaaaaataaataaatacaaaaaacacagtgactatgtcatatatatatatatatatatatatatatatatatatatatatatatatatatatatatatatatatatatatatatatatatatatatatatatatatatatatatatatatatatatatatatatatatatatatatatatatatatatatatatatatatatatatatatatatatatatatatatatatatatatctgacTAGTTTCTACATGTAATCTAAATTGTTTAAGTTACAGTTTATTGATCATCTGCCAAAATCCATTATAGTACAAGCATAACAAAATCCCCTTACCTTTTACTCTTCTCTgtaaaagaatgaaataaagaaaactgtgtCAGTAGGATATAGTATTTGGTACATATAAGTATGACAAAGAAACCTTCCACTTCAAGTTAGATTTTTCGTTTTACCCGTAAACTTGTATTGTATCTCATAGATTACATGCTCTATAATGCTGTGACAAAACTCGTATATGGAGCGGAGGGTTTTTGTACTCTCTTTAAAGACATGCATTTATTCAGGTTGCATGGTTATGctaaaaaaattacatcaaaCTATATCGTTCAGAATAGAGTAAAATTGCTTTACTGATATTTAAACCTAAAAAccacccctgaagggacagCCCGAAagcttgatgttttttttgatatttaaacCTAAACACCTGAAGCAAGTGTTTTTAGATCCAGGACAATGTGGACCTCCCTGCAGACAAATATTACAACAACTGGTCACCTGCACTCCCATTATCTTCATGATAATGGGGTATTTGGGGATGTAAGGAGGAAATGAAGATTAATatacatttgttgtttgttttaatgaacagtttgtgtttgtaatgtatTAATGGGTGTTGCAGCAATCAGGTCCTAAGGACTTTACTTGTTTCGATAAGCTGTGTTAATATGGCTGCCATGGactgacttttattttcagttcaaTTTAAAGTAACCTAATACAAACAAGCTGGCTATATAGAGGTCTAAGGTATGAAATTGTGCgatttgaaaatgttatttaaaaaaataaataaaaaaaacaactcacgGGGCAGATATCCTTTCTTGTGGGCATACCAAATGGCAACTCCCAAAAggaccaacagcagcagagccaCTATTATTCCAGCAGCAATACCTCCAGTGTTTAAGTCACCTTAGGTAAGAAACGAAGCATTGAAAGTAAATAAACTTTAGATTCTGAGCATCATTAGCTGAAGTATGATGCGGTAAACTACCCAATTTGTGAAAATCGAATTTAAAAAcgaaatagaaaacaaaaagttttagCACCCACATGATTCAAACTTCTCATGGGCATTAAGATGAAAGTTGTatctttaaaactgttaaatctTAGACCAAACCATACtttgataattaaaatgatgatgaacACTTACGGACATCCATTGCGATGGCTTTACAGCTCTGAGAACCAAGCTCATTGGAAGCCTCACAGTAATATTGACCTGAGTCCATCTTGGTTGCAGAAGGGAAGTCCTAAGCAAACAAACAGGTTACAATTTAAAGTCGAATGGGTATCGTAACTGTCATAGTCAAATTGGAATATAGTAATAAGTTGTCTCTGACCAGGTTGCCATTCTTCGTATTTAGCCTGTAGGTGAAATTCTGGAAGGCAGGCATACTGCCAGGATCAACAGGCAGAGGAGTGCCATTTTTGTACCACTTGTATGTGGGAGGGGGTGAGCCATCAACATCACTGCATAACAGGAGGGCCTTTGTGCCCGTTGTCACTCTGGCTGGGACTCTACACAATGGTGGAGATGGAGGCACTGTAGGAcataaaatttagtttttagctGGTAGCTGGTTCGATCAGAATGTCAGTCATTTCCCAGGGGTGATATGAGTGGAAACAAGGAAAGATGTGTATCCTTACCCAGAACTGTCACCTGCACACTGGCTTTTCCAAACTTTTCGTTGCCAGACACCTCGCAATCGTACGTTCCAGTATCCCGACGTGTCATTTTAGTGAATCTCAGATTACTACCACCGTACAGGGACACTCGGTCAGCATATGGTGCTGTAAAAGATTTGCAGCACAATGTAACAGGACAAAATCATTCAGGCAGGATGAACTTTATGAGAAGTTATCTGAATCACCATCCAAACATTATGTGTATATGGAGAAATGTGCTGaaattattcaaaataattaaacatatttaaatatgctGAGATGTTGATGAAGAAATGTGAATCTACTTACTTGTTAGTTTACCATCAAAATACACATATGTCTGTGTCCCTGTCAAATCCTGAAATTTCCATTCAAGTCTGGCAGATGAACCAAAGTCTGCTGAGTAGCTGCATATCAGGTCACCtcctaaaataacaaaaatacagttgtCAGTACAAGCTATAACAACACTGTTATACTGTGAAGGtcttctatttttattaaacaatattaaTTTCTAATTCTTCAATAACTTCAAAAGCTTGCAAATTATCTTTCTTAGGTGATCACATTTCAAAAATCAAAGATATCATTTACTCCAGTGATAAGGCATTGTCTTTAATGTTTGCAAAGAATATTCATATATTTACGTTATGGGTATTTTTAGTAAGCTGTTCCCAATAACCTGCAAAACCTTAATTTTTAGGTTCAcctttacattttctgcattttcattttcGCACATGCCAAGAAACTCCACGACCACTTCCAAGACAGCAGAGACACCAAGCACATGTGGCAGAGCATCCAGGcaatcacgaactacaagacaacatcACCTGCTTGTGACCGTGACGCCTCcttcccagatgcgctgaaccacttctatgCCCGGTTCGAGGTACAGAACAACATGAAGGTGAGAAAGACCACCCCTCCTtacagtgaccaggtgctctgtctaaccacagctgaagtgaggaaaaatctatgcagagttaacccacaaaagtctgctggaccagacaacattcctggcagagtgctcagggagtgcgcagaacagctagcggatgtctttacagacatcttcaacatctccctgaggagcaacgttgttcctatgTTCCTACATCTTACTGATTATCGAtagatcctcagtggagattgtcaagagcaccaaattcctcgACTCGGATcacaagaccctacagaggatagtgaggacagctgagaagatcattggagtctctctcccctctattatgcacatttacaccacacacTGCATCCGCAAAGTCAagagcattgtggacgaccccacacacacactcttcactaTCACActaagaggttccgaagcattcagGCCGCCACATccagactgtgcaacagttttttttcccgcaatccatcaggctcctcaacacgcagaactgaaatggaactcacacacacactacaacccGAACTCAGCACACACTCATCACAATTTAttccaccatcatttatttatttacttattattattattctatactGAACCGCACTagacctgctgttttttgcacattccactgcaattgcactacactgtttgcactaggttgcactcgatgcactttacatagcttgtgatgtttgtagcaccttggttctggaggaatgTTATCTTGTttccactgtgtatagtagaaatgacaataaaagccacttaaCTTGAAAATTTACGGTGGTTTGACAGTTGCCACACAGAGATCCTAACTACTGTGACTGTGTTTTGTCACAGAGGGGATTTTCAATTATGATCCTAAAGCACACACAAGATGGGGGGAAAATGTTGGAATCCTTTTATTAACATCACAACTCTTTGTCATAAAGTGATATTCGACATTATACATCTGCTGTACAAAGCGTACACACATCACAGGCCTGTATAATTTCACCTTTATTAGAGTTCAGagtttttactgaaatatttacagtatgtaatttaaaataattgtaaaatagtGCAACTATAGCAGAAACTTTGCTTATGGAATTATTAGTTCATTTGTTTTAGGGATGTTCTGATAACAATAtcaatttaatttcacattgaTTGAGCTGTTAGGGAGAGCTGTGATTTGCAGTTGTTTAGGACAAGTCACAGCAACTAAAATAATGCTGACTGCAAGCTCTCCTCTGCTGAAGTGTTACGATCCAGTTGCTAAAAGTTCTTCTCATAACATGCTTAATATTTACGACTGACAttaacaattttctttttcacaggaTTTACAGGTCTGACTACCTTAGAGCCTCCAGTCATCCTGTTTTTCAAAGTCTTCAAGTGTGTCCCCACCACCATTTGGACCAGTGTCCCGCTGTGTCTCATTAGCAGTAGCATtaacagtttagtacttgtactCATACTTGGTTTTAACAAATACTCAGTCTGGGGACAAAGTTGTATTGTGACATCCctaatttgtttattacatCATTCCTGTCTTatctttcacattaaaatgaatgcatattCTTAGGACTCACCTTGATTCTCATTCACTTTAACTGATGGAGTGCTGGTACTGACTGTAAATGCACTTACACCtgaaaacagacattaaaataaaaataataattagactTAGAATATGAGCTTGTGTTTAGTAAACTGATCTTAGCAAAGTTAATAAATATTGCATgcagaagagacaaaagaaaattatacaaGCACACAATCACAATTTaccaaatataattaaaaagttgAATCCATTactgattcagttgttgttggagTTAGCGTATTATTAACAGACTTAGCAAACATTCATCATCACCATTTTAAGGGGCTCCATTTAAATTCTCACTTCCTTAAGTATAGGTATTGCTTTAAGTCTTGGTTATGATGATcattactgtacagtaagtgtgCTGCTGCCCCACAAGTTGACAGAGCAGCCACGTTGTGGTTATTTCAATAAGTCAGTTTGACTTTAAAGAAATTAcaactgctgtttgtttttttgtttcttttttttgtttgttttgtttttcaccagTTATGTAAGAACAGGCAGttgaataataatgaaaaaattaattatagGTTAAAAGACCCAGCACAGTGCCACCAATACACCAAAGTGTATTATTGCATCTCATCTCTGACTAGCAATTTCCACATGCTTTAGAGCATCCAGGGTGTggacatgtttaaataaaaaaaataaaaaaaaaaaaaccacacacacaacttgCTGCTAATTCCTATCTGCTGAGTCAGACAACTTCTTGTGAAACTGTTGTCAGTCCACCTGAAACAGTCTTTTCGGGAATAGCAATGCTACAACAGAAACTACTAATCTAATCTAAGTGACTAATCCAAGTAGTGACTAgcctgaaacatttttttatacatttttacattatatttttgaattacaaacatgttttacatgATTTAACTTCaaccttgtttttttaagaacagaGGCAGGAGCCAGTTAATTATCAACTCTGTGCTGACTCACTTTGTACATGTCACTCTTGTTGCTGCAAA is from Channa argus isolate prfri chromosome 22, Channa argus male v1.0, whole genome shotgun sequence and encodes:
- the f11r.1 gene encoding F11 receptor, tandem duplicate 1 encodes the protein MVGYTRTKQTDMLCWLVSVVLFVCAATGVSAFTVSTSTPSVKVNENQGGDLICSYSADFGSSARLEWKFQDLTGTQTYVYFDGKLTTPYADRVSLYGGSNLRFTKMTRRDTGTYDCEVSGNEKFGKASVQVTVLVPPSPPLCRVPARVTTGTKALLLCSDVDGSPPPTYKWYKNGTPLPVDPGSMPAFQNFTYRLNTKNGNLDFPSATKMDSGQYYCEASNELGSQSCKAIAMDVRDLNTGGIAAGIIVALLLLVLLGVAIWYAHKKGYLPQKSKSKSKPNVVYQPSPLRSGDDGDGEFKPKSSFLV